In a single window of the Luteitalea sp. genome:
- a CDS encoding antibiotic biosynthesis monooxygenase, translating to MSLLRPLDPAFPIERQLAVDATPVVLVNVFVLDKADEPTFLQAWQDDALFMKQQPGFISTQLHRAIGESPTYLNYAVWESTADFRAAFTHPEFVAKLSAYPSSAVASPHLFQKVAVPGICVA from the coding sequence ATGTCGCTACTACGCCCATTGGACCCTGCCTTCCCGATCGAACGTCAGCTTGCCGTCGATGCCACCCCTGTCGTGCTGGTGAACGTCTTCGTGCTCGATAAAGCGGACGAGCCGACCTTCCTCCAGGCCTGGCAGGACGATGCGCTGTTCATGAAGCAGCAGCCGGGCTTCATCAGCACCCAGCTTCACCGCGCGATTGGCGAAAGCCCGACGTATCTCAACTATGCCGTCTGGGAATCGACCGCCGATTTCCGGGCTGCGTTCACGCATCCAGAGTTCGTGGCGAAGCTCTCGGCGTATCCGTCCTCGGCCGTCGCTTCCCCGCACCTGTTCCAGAAGGTTGCAGTACCGGGGATCTGCGTCGCGTAG
- a CDS encoding ATP-binding cassette domain-containing protein, whose product MIRVRDLEFTYLRAKTPAVCGLDFTVEPGEIFGFLGPSGAGKSTTQKILIGLLEGYTGSVRVRGQEVASWGADDYEAHGVSFETPCGGRVR is encoded by the coding sequence ATGATCCGTGTTCGCGATCTCGAGTTCACCTACCTCAGAGCAAAGACGCCCGCCGTGTGCGGGCTGGACTTCACGGTGGAGCCGGGAGAGATCTTCGGCTTCTTGGGACCGAGTGGCGCCGGCAAGTCCACCACGCAGAAGATCCTCATTGGCCTTCTCGAGGGCTACACCGGTTCCGTGCGTGTGCGCGGCCAAGAGGTGGCATCTTGGGGCGCGGACGACTACGAAGCACACGGCGTCTCGTTTGAGACGCCGTGTGGGGGGCGGGTCCGATAA
- a CDS encoding DUF2914 domain-containing protein, giving the protein MELVFETIAVTALCSTMREVANPNRRTVGNAMSELWRARHMLDAAAQAAAAGDLVSADKLLRDAARIQEAELGRLHPDLANTLNNLAIVAEHLGRADAAETFYRRSAAIASAASARVTTQAAPPPRRASRLLGWGGLSVGALVTAVLLAWHPWSLRNRSTPVLTTESTSARATEPGLRLLTEPAPVERAEAPTLISRRDDEAPGTAPLSGAVTLTTARLCQRLSTGGASWRCHPARDAVERGPLVLYTRVRCARDTVVVHRWYREDTLRLSVKLTIRANAAEGYRTYSRPTLHREGQWRVEVRTVDGNLLHEQRFAVQ; this is encoded by the coding sequence ATGGAGCTCGTATTCGAGACGATCGCCGTTACGGCGCTCTGCTCTACAATGAGAGAAGTGGCGAACCCGAATCGCCGGACTGTGGGAAATGCGATGTCGGAACTGTGGCGCGCTCGACACATGCTCGACGCAGCGGCGCAGGCCGCGGCGGCTGGCGACCTTGTGTCTGCCGATAAGCTGCTGCGAGACGCCGCACGCATTCAGGAAGCCGAGCTGGGCCGGCTCCATCCGGATCTCGCCAACACGCTGAACAACCTCGCCATCGTCGCCGAGCATCTGGGACGCGCGGACGCTGCCGAGACTTTCTATCGCCGGAGTGCGGCAATTGCGTCCGCGGCCAGCGCCCGCGTCACCACGCAGGCAGCGCCACCTCCGCGCAGGGCGTCGCGCTTGCTCGGATGGGGCGGACTCAGCGTAGGCGCCCTCGTGACTGCCGTGCTCCTCGCATGGCACCCGTGGTCCTTGCGCAACAGGTCGACGCCAGTACTGACGACAGAGTCCACGTCCGCGCGGGCCACAGAACCTGGGCTACGGCTTCTCACCGAGCCGGCTCCAGTCGAACGGGCAGAGGCGCCAACGCTCATATCGCGGCGGGACGACGAAGCACCGGGCACAGCGCCGTTATCTGGCGCCGTTACCCTGACGACTGCACGCCTGTGCCAGAGACTCTCGACGGGCGGCGCTAGTTGGCGATGCCATCCGGCACGTGACGCGGTAGAGCGAGGGCCACTGGTTCTCTATACACGTGTGAGGTGCGCACGCGATACCGTAGTCGTACATCGCTGGTATCGCGAGGATACGCTGCGGCTGTCCGTGAAGCTCACGATTCGGGCGAACGCGGCGGAGGGGTATCGCACCTACAGCCGGCCGACCCTGCACCGTGAGGGGCAGTGGAGAGTGGAAGTCAGGACTGTGGACGGCAACCTCCTACACGAGCAACGCTTCGCCGTGCAATGA